The genomic segment CCTGGTGCCGCTCCGCGACGGTGTCGTGGTGGCACTCCGGGTGGCGTGAGTGTTCAGCACACGGGCGTGTTCAGCACACGGGCGTCAGCCAGTGATACGGGTTGATCGCTCCGCCCCCCCCGGGATGGACCTCGAAGTGGACGTGGGGGGCGCCCCGGTCGGCGTTCCCCGTGCTGCCGTTGTACGCGACGAGCTGGCCGGCCTCGACCCGCTTCCCCGGGTGGATCCCGGCCGCGTAGCCCTTCAGGTGCGCGTAGTAGTACTGGACGCCGTCGTCGCCCCACAGGTATAGCCCGATGCCGCCCAGCCCGCTGCTCGAGAACTGCCGGATCCGCCCGGTCGTGAAGGCATAGACCGGCGCCCCGTACGGGGCCATGACGTCGGTGCCCTTGTGGCGCCGGCCACCGGATCGGGGATGGCCCCAGGTGTCGCGGAAGTGGTAGGCCCCCTGCATGATGCAGGCGTACAGGCCCTGCTGAGCGCCGCGAGTGATCAGCCGCTGGCGGTCCTTGCGGGTCTTCAACTCGCGGTACACCTCCGACACTTCGACGAACCGTGCCTGCAGCTCCTCCCCGCGCTGCACCATCTGCGCCTCGAGCTGCAACAGATCGGTGGCCCTGGCGGCCAGCAGTTCGCCGGTCTGCTGCAGCTGCGTGCGCAGCGCCGAGGAGTGCTGCAAGGCGGCCAGGTCCCGCCGCGACAGCGCTGCCAGCAAGCGGGCACGCTCGCGCGCGCCGTCGGGTCCGTCGGAGGTGAACAGCGACTCGAGCCCGCTGGACTCGCCCCGCTTGAAGGTGGCACGCGCCCGTACCTCCAGGGCCTCGCCGGCCTCGCGCGCCTCGGCCTCGAGGTCGGCGGCGCGCTGCTCGAGGGAACCGAGCTCGTCGCGGGTCAAGGCGATGCGCGCCGTCAGGTCGTCGAGTTCGGCCGCGGCCTTGTCGATCTGGTCCTCGAGCGCGTTCTTCTGGCGCTCGACGGCCTCGAAGTCCTGGGCCCAGGCGCCGGTGGGGACGATCACCGAAAGGGCGACGACCAACGCCAGCAGCAACCGCCGGGGTCGCGTGCCTACCGGTGGTCGGTTGCTGAGACCTGGCCGCGCGGCTCGGCGCGCGCCTGCGTCAGCGAGCATGCTGCTGGGTTGTCCCCTCGGTCAGTCGACGTGGGCGCCCCCGGGGTGGACCCATCGCCCCGTCGCCGCGAACATCGTGGCAGGCTCGGTCGGCCTGCATCGTCCCTCCGATCGGAGGAGCCTGCCAGAAGTCGTCCGGCCTCGCCACTGACGGCCACGCGTGGGTTCGGTGCGCGAACACCGTGTGGTTACGCTCGCACGGCGTCCAGGCGCCGGAGGCAACAGATGCGAGGCTCACACCGCGACCCACCCTGGATCATGCGCACCTACTCAGGGCACACCTCGGCGGCCGCGTCGAACGCTCTGTACCGCCGCAACCTGGCCAAGGGACAGACCGGCCTGTCGGTCGCCTTCGACCTGCCCACCCAGACCGGCTACGACGCCGATCACGAGCTGGCCCGCGGGGAGGTCGGGAAGGTCGGCGTGCCGATCAGCTCGATCGCGGACATGCGCGGGCTGTTCGACGGCATCCCGCTGGAGCAGATGAACACGTCGATGACGATCAACGCCACCGCGATGTGGCTGCTGGCGTTGTACGTGGCGGTGGCCGATGAGCGGGGCGCGGACGTCTCGGCGCTGAGGGGCACGACCCAGAACGATATCCTGAAGGAGTACCTGTCACGGGGGACGTACGCGTTCCCGCCGGAACCGTCGATGCGCCTGACCGCCGAGCTGATCGAGTACACGGTCGGTCACATCCCGAAGTGGAACCCGCTGAACGTCTGCAGCTACCACCTGCAGGAAGCGGGCGCGACGCCGGTGCAGGAGGTGGCGTTCGCGCTGGCGAACGCCTGCGCGGTCCTCGACACGGTCCGCGAACGTGGGCGGGTGCCCGAAGAGCGGTTCCCGGTCGTGGTCGGGCGGATCTCGTGGTTCTTGAACGCCGGGATCCGGTTCGTCGAGGAGGTCGCCAAGACCCGGGCGTTCGTCGAGCTGTGGGACCGCATCACCCGCGAGCGGTACGGGGTCGAGGATCCCAGGCTGCGGCGTTTCCGCTATGGGGTGCAGGTGAACTCGCTCGGCCTGAGCGAGCAGCAACCGGAGAACAACATCGCCCGGATCCTGATCGAGATGCTCGGCGTGACCCTGTCGAAGGACGCGCGAGCCCGTGCCATCCAGCTGCCCGCGTGGAACGAGGCGCTCGGTCTACCCCGTCCGTGGGACCAGCAGCTGTCCCTGCGGATGCAGCAGATCCTCGCCTTCGAGACCGACCTGCTGGACCACGACGACCTGTTCACCGGCTCGCAGACCATGGCGGCGCTCACCGCTGAGATCGCCGAGGCGGCGTGGGAGGAGCTCGGGCGGATCCTCGACTTGGGCGGCGCGGTGGCCGCCCTCGATCACATGAAGCAGGAGCTGGTGCGGTCGAACGCCGAGCGGATCCGCAGGATCGAGTCCGGCGAGCAGACCGTCGTCGGCGTCAACCGCTTCACCGAGCACGAGCCATCACCGCTGATCGACGCGGACGGGGGGATCCTGAAGGTCCCGGACGTGGCCGACGACGAGCAGATCGCCCGGCTGAAGGCGTGGCGCGAGGAGCGCGACGACACCGCGGTGAA from the Actinomycetota bacterium genome contains:
- a CDS encoding peptidoglycan DD-metalloendopeptidase family protein, with translation MLLALVVALSVIVPTGAWAQDFEAVERQKNALEDQIDKAAAELDDLTARIALTRDELGSLEQRAADLEAEAREAGEALEVRARATFKRGESSGLESLFTSDGPDGARERARLLAALSRRDLAALQHSSALRTQLQQTGELLAARATDLLQLEAQMVQRGEELQARFVEVSEVYRELKTRKDRQRLITRGAQQGLYACIMQGAYHFRDTWGHPRSGGRRHKGTDVMAPYGAPVYAFTTGRIRQFSSSGLGGIGLYLWGDDGVQYYYAHLKGYAAGIHPGKRVEAGQLVAYNGSTGNADRGAPHVHFEVHPGGGGAINPYHWLTPVC
- a CDS encoding protein meaA, which gives rise to MRGSHRDPPWIMRTYSGHTSAAASNALYRRNLAKGQTGLSVAFDLPTQTGYDADHELARGEVGKVGVPISSIADMRGLFDGIPLEQMNTSMTINATAMWLLALYVAVADERGADVSALRGTTQNDILKEYLSRGTYAFPPEPSMRLTAELIEYTVGHIPKWNPLNVCSYHLQEAGATPVQEVAFALANACAVLDTVRERGRVPEERFPVVVGRISWFLNAGIRFVEEVAKTRAFVELWDRITRERYGVEDPRLRRFRYGVQVNSLGLSEQQPENNIARILIEMLGVTLSKDARARAIQLPAWNEALGLPRPWDQQLSLRMQQILAFETDLLDHDDLFTGSQTMAALTAEIAEAAWEELGRILDLGGAVAALDHMKQELVRSNAERIRRIESGEQTVVGVNRFTEHEPSPLIDADGGILKVPDVADDEQIARLKAWREERDDTAVKDALERLRDAGEAGDNLMPASITAAKAGATTGEWAGALRELFGEYRAPTGVSARTVADGGPLRERLEEARVRVRAVEARLGRKLRILVGKPGLDGHSNGAEQVAVRARDLGMEVIYEGIRLTPAQIVRTAVDEDVHLVGLSILSGSHLALIPQIVEGLKAEGHDVPVVAGGIIPIGDDERLRSAGVAAIFTPKDYELTKILVEVAELAGARLAPGA